TATTAATCTACCGGGGCGATCTGGTCTTGAATTTGGTGAAGACCTAAGGGCACTGAACAAAGAAGTCGAAATCATAATGGTGACCGCGCATCAAAGTTTCGATTATGCCCAGCAATCCATCAGGATAGGCGTTGTTGATTATTTAACGAAACCCGTAATAGAAAGTGATTTGCATAAAGTCCTGGCCAAGTATGACAAAAGGGAATCTTCTCATAACTATTCCACCCTTATTCACCATTCGCTTTCATTCATTCATGAAAATTATGCCGAAAAACTCTCCCTTTCGGACATCGCTCGTGAAGTGCATACCAATCCGACTTATTTAAGCAGGAAATTCCATGAAGAAGTCGGCACTTCCTTTTCGGAATATTTAATGCACTATAGAATAAAGGCCGCTAAAAGGGCCTTAACCAATAACACCAGCTGGAGCATATCAGACGTCGCTGAAAACTCGGGTTTCAATAGCCAGCATTATTTCAGCACTTTATTCCGGAAGATAGAGGGAATCACACCCAAGGAGTTCCGCGAGAAAGGAAAATGAACATTGCGATCACGTACATTTCAAGAATACGTACAAGGCCCCATTCAAATCGGGATGGGTTTAGGGATCATCTCCCTCCTGGCACGCTGGGTGACAGGAACCACAATATTATCCTCCCCTGAATCGATGGTGAAATATGGAGTTTTCGGAGGGATCGGATACGCCCTGATGGGAGCGATCGCCCTGTCCATGTTCAGCTTCATCGGGAAAAGGGTTCGGCAGGATTTCCCAGTGGGGTTGACCATCGGGGACTATTTAAAAGCCCGGCTTCACCCCCTCGGATATTGGATATTGATCGTGATTCTGGTCATAACCAGTTTACACATCTTATTCATTCAGGGAATGGCTGCGTCCACCCTATGTCAGTTTCTTTTCGATACCCCGCTCTATGTCGGATTGTTCTTTTTTTTCGGTTTTTGTGTCCTTTATGCTGGATTCGGCGGGTTAAAGCTCATTCATGGATTCGCCGCTTTTCAAGTCATCTTCATGTTTGCCGCGGTAATCTTGATTCCTTTATACTTTTTCGTCAAGGAAGGGATTCAGCCTGTTTATGATGGGATTCGTTTATACCATCCATACATGCTCGTAATCAATAAGTATGATCTATGGAGTTTTCTTTTAGCAGGACTTCTTGTCGGGTTCGGCCAGTTTTTCTTTGACCTGACATCATGGCAGCGATTATTCATGATGGAAATGAAAAAGGTTCCCTTAACATTCTCTTTATCCGGCCTTATCTGGATCATATTCCCGCTCTCCTTTTCATCCCTGTTCATCATGGTTATCTTTACGGGCGGCTTCACTGATATACACTCGATCCTGGCTGGATTGGCAAACAAAATAACGACACCATTCTTTTTCATCCTTTTTGTGCTATGCGCTTTCAGTGCAATCACCTCAACATTCGGTGCCTGCCTGCATTCATTGGTAAGCCTGATCGTAGCCAATATTCTTGAACCACTAAAAACAAAAAAAAGCGACCAGCAAAAAATAAGGATGGCCTGCCTGCTTTCAATCTGTATCGGAGGATTGGTTTTCGTTGCTACACTCTTCTATTCCCCAAACCTATTAGAGCTCTTATTTTATTCAGGCAATATATATTCAGCATTGCTGGCCCCAATCCTGGTTATCGTATTCAGCAAAGGGAAAGTCGCTGATTACATACCGATAAGCGCGGTCCTGGCCATTGTGGCTTCATACATCATCCGGCCTTATGTAAGTGAATTCCAAAGCATATGGTTTAGCGGATTGGCTTCATTGACGATCATGGTGATTTGTATGATCCTTACCCTCATCAAGAACAAATGGAGGTCCGTGAAAACAAAACGGGATTAAGAAGGCGGATGGCAAAGTGGTTACATAACAAACTATGTAATCACCTCTGCGTGTATTTGGCTCCGCAGGTCTTGAGAGAATTCAATATCACACAAATAAAAAAAGCCTAATCTTTATAGATCAAGACAGTTTGTAGAAAAAAGCTAAGTTAATTGAACGGAAGGTGCGAGACTCCTGCTTAGAAAAGCGCGTCCAAGGGAGACCCCGCAGGCGCAAGAAGCGCCGAGGAGGCTCCCGGACCGCCCGCGGAAAGCGAGTGCCTGGAGTGGAAATCAAAATAGCAAAATCAAAGACTCTTACCCTTTAAATCAAGGTTCATCGCAAAATATCCAAATCAAGTGCCTCTATTAGCTTGCCACCTTTCTGAAATACCGATAAACCTTTTCCAGCTTTTGAGTCTGTTTCCCCTTTGGGCTTTCCATATTACCGAATTCGAAAAACTTCACTTTTTTGATTCCGACAAAATTGAATAACGCTCTTTTCATCAAGATTTTATGCGCATCATTCAACCAGAGAAGTGGATACTTTGCAGGTCCCTTCATCGTGGACACACATACGACCGACTTTCCCTTTAGAAGACCCTCTGGGAACAAGCCCTTTTTATCCCTGTAAGCAAAATTCGCAGAAAATAATTGATCAATGTATCCCATTAGCATTGCCGGAGGCCTCCCCCACCAGATTGGATAGACAAAGACAATCTTGTCGGACCAGGTAATTTGATTTCTATATTTTTCAAGCTGAGGATCACGATGCATATCACGCCTTCGTTTATGCTCATTGAACTCCAAGAGCGGATTAAAGCCCTCTTCATATAAATCCAAGACCTGCAGTCCCTTTATGTTGGGGTTCTCGTTACTGCCTTTGATGACTTTTTCTAAAAAAGCATGGCTTAAGCTTTCATGATTTGGATATGTGTAGATGACCAGCACGTTCATGACGTCCCCCCCCTATTTACTTATCAATTAATAACAATAATATAACAGCGCCATTTTTGTTGTCAAATGATAATTGTATTTTGATAACTCTTTTGATATCTTCACAAGAGAGGTGAAAGTTATGGACAAAAAAGCTCTTTTTGAAAAAATGGTCACATTTACAACTTCCGTACATCAAGTGACACACGAATTGACCCAAAACGCCAAATCCGATTCCATCACGCCGGTACAATATAAAATTCTTGAATATATAACAGTCAGTCAGCCTGTCACACCAAGTGAAATCAGTGACTGTCAGCACATCTCCATGCCTAACACGAGCCGTGAACTGAAAAAATTAAGCGAAAAGAATTTAATTGAAAAAATAAGTGATTCGGAAGATAGACGGAAACAATACATCCGCCTCTCCAAAGAGGGGGAAATGATGATGAACGAGGCTTTTGCAATCGTGGAATCCCGTTTCCAAAGCCGGCTGCAACATGCATCAAAGGAAGATTTAGCGGATATTGACCGTGCCCTGGACATTCTTCAAACAAAACTTTTTTACTAAATAAACAAAAACGGCTCCCGAGATTGAAGTTGACAAAGAATCAACTTCAATCTCGGGAGCTCCTTCATAATCTCCATTATAATTAGGTACCGCAAAAGGTCCGGTATGGTTTTGTTGACTCAGGCAGTGCGGCGTATTCAGCTTGTTCCTCGCAGTGTGCATAAGGTTTTGCAAGAACATCCAAAAGCCGTTCCATCACACTGTAGTCCCCTTGTTCCACTGCCGCTTCCAACGCCTCTTCCACCCGGTGGTTCCGTGGGATCACTGCAGGATTGCTGTTCTGCATCAATTGATTCGAAGATTCTTTCGATTCCTTCTGCCTGCCCAGTCTTGCCTGCCAAAGCTCTTGCCACTGAGCGAATTCCGGTGTACCGAAAAGGACCGTGTCCTCCACTTTATCAAAGGTCAAAGCACGGAACGTATTGGTATAGTCGGCACCATGCTTCTTCATCATACTGAGGATGCCATTAATAAGGGCTTCATCCTGAGTCTCTTCGTTGAATATCCCCAGTTTCGCCCTCATTCCTGCTAACCAATTAGCGTGATACAGATCATTAAAAACAGAAATCTTATCCTGGGCCAGTGTAACGGCCTGATCTTGGTCATCATGCAACAGCGGCAATAGGGACTCAGCGAATCGTGCAAGATTCCATCCCCCAATAACCGGCTGGTTACCATAGGCATAGCGGCCTTGTCTATCAATTGAACTGAATACCGTTGCAGGATCATAGGCATCCATGAAGGCGCAAGGGCCATAATCGATGGTTTCCCCGCTAATCGTCATGTTGTCGGTGTTCATCACCCCATGAATGAAGCCAACCAGCTGCCATTGGGCGATAAGCTCAGCCTGACGCTTGACCACTTCCTGCAGCAGCGAGAGATAACGGCTTTCATCGGCTTCAATGTCTGGAAAATGACGCTTAATGGCATAGTCGGCAAGTGTCCGGAGTTCCTCGAGCGTGCCCCATTTTGCAGCGAATTGAAAGGTTCCGACACGAAGATGACTCGAAGCCACACGGGTCATGATGGCACCAGGCAGCCCGGTTTCACGGATTACCGTTTCACCTGTCGTCACCACAGCCAAACTTCGGGTGGTAGGAATGCCGAGCCCGTGCATCGCCTCACTGATGATGTATTCGCGCAGCATCGGTCCAAGCGCAGCCCGGCCATCGCCCCCGCGGGAGTATGGCGTTCTTCCTGGACCCTTCAGCTGGATATCGACCCTCTCGCCATCTGGCAAGACCTGCTCGCCAAGCAATATCGCCCGGCCGTCCCCTAACATGTTAAAATGACCGAATTGATGCCCAGCATATGCTTGTGCAAGAGGCGAAGCACCTTCGGGAATCTCGTTTCCGGCAAACACCGCCACACCATCTTCGCTTTGAAGCTTTTGAACGTTTAAACCAAGAGAATCCGCCAAAGGTTCATTCAGAATGATCAACTCCGGTGAACGTACAGGAGTCGGGTTCGTGCTTGTGAAAAACTTTTCCGGAAGACGCGCATAGCTATTGTCTAAATTCCATCCTGTTTCATTAGTCATGGTTTCTCCTTTTCTTATTTTGACTTTTGTATAAATGTTCTTTCTCTCAAGATTCATATTAAAACACGCGATAAAACTCAGTTGCAGTCCATATTAATGTCTACTTCTGCCAATTAATTATACCGTTTCTGCATAAAAATGGCTCTTTTAAAGTCATGTAAAATCATTGGCGCCTTCCGGGATTTCATAAAACGATTGTGTAAAGCGCCAATAACCTCCCTGTCCCTTAGAAATAAAGAAAGCAGGTACCCTTACTGGGTTCCTGCTTAAGAATATCTTAGTCGATTCCCGTTTAAAATTGTGATACGGCTCAGCGTGATTATATGGATGAAACCCTCATTGGGATTGAAGTGGATGGTCCATGCGTAGTTCATATGGACTTTCGTCCAGGTAACATATTAGTTCTTAATGAATCAAAGATATCTGGGCTTATTGATTTTGAAAGTGCGCATGGAGGTCCATCTAAAATAGACTTCACAAAGATAAAGCAATATGTATGGGACGTGTACCCAGAGACTAAAGAGGAATTTATATTGGGATACAAAAGCATCCGGACCTTGCCAAATTTAGAAACTTTTCTACCTTTTTATTCTTTTTACCACGCATTTAGTGGAGTAGCTTGGTGCAAAAAACGTGGTATTGAAAAGAACAAAGAATTCCTTGCCGAAAATATACAAACATTGATAAATATTGTTGGATGATATGTGCTCCTAGTTTTGCAATGGTTTACTTAAATGTAATTTCATTTTGATTAAAAAATCTGATTGCCCTTAGAGTAGGGCTAATCAGATTTTTGTTCCAAATATTGTCTTAGCGTATATTTTTGTTAAAATGTTGGCTGTACCCCTTGATAAGCTAAATCCGGAAATGGATACAATCCTAAAAGTTGAAAAGGATAACCTTAAAAACTTGGCATGAAGGCAAAAACGCTGACGTTGGTTACTTTAAAACTTTGGATCCACACTGTTCACTAATCTATATCCGAATGCCTTGGTACCAGGAATTAATTTTTTGTCTCCATTGATTTATTACCTTGATTGCATCAAAGTATAAATAAAACTTATTATTTCGACTCCCAGGTAAAAGTAACAGCACTTTTAGGAGGAAGAGTATAAGTAAAGAATGCCCCTCCATCATTCACTTGAAATTCTTGATCTTTTTCACTTGGATTTGAGGCAATTAAAACGTTAGAGTGATCAGGGTTTTGATAGGCTACAGTTTCAATTGTTCTCAGGTATGTGGTGGAGGCAATCCGAACGGCATCAGACCCAACAAATTTACTGGCGTGTCCAATGGCGTAGTATTCTACATTCTTCTTAACTTCACCGGTTGCTTGATTAATAGTTACAACCCCACGGCAGTTCTCGCAGCCGCCATTTGTGGGCCCTCCATTTTCGTCGAGTGCGATATTCCACATCAATACGTTTTTTGCCCAATTCCGAGGGGCGCCAATAATAATATTGGACATTTGCCAGCTTAAATTATCCCCAAAGTCTTCGCTCCATTCCCCGCTGCTACATTCGGTAAAATAAATATTTTTATCAGGAAAATTTGTATGGACTTGGGTCATTGCAGCCGGAGTACCTTCATAACAGTGAAGCGCAGTACCATCTGTATATTTTTTTGCGTCCTCATTTTGAAACAAAGCTGTAGTATAATCTAAAGCCCCCTCCCAATTATGATCATAGGAGATGATTTTCGTTTCGATACCGTTCGACTCAAATACTGGACCTAAATAATGTCCAATGAATTTCGCCTGTTCTTCTGCACTCATGCTCATCGTCGGATAATTGGGTGAAGTAAATTCAGGCTCATTTTGAATGGTAATGCTATCAATAGGAATCCCTTTTTGTTCGTAGGCCTGTACATAACGAACAAAATAATTAGCATAGGCTCTATATATTTCCTCATTGGTATAGTCTAAGTACCAGCCATTGAATATTTTTACACCATATTTCATCCAGGGTGGGGCTGTCCATGGAGATCCAACAATCTTAATATCTCTTTTCTTTGCCAGGACAGCCTGAAAGGTAGTAATTACATCTTGATCTTTTTCGATGGAAAAATGGTTTAGTTCCAAATCCAGCTCACCATTTGTATCATTATATGTGTAGCTGCTTGGATTCCCATTCTCATCTACAGAAAAATCAGAAGCCCCAATGGTATGCCGAATATAGTTGATATTAATTCCGTTAGAGGTGAATAAGTCATTTAATAAATATTCCCGCTTCGATTCATCCATTTTTTTTTGAATCAAATAGGCAGAAGAACCAGTAATGGCTGCTCCAAAACCGTCCATTGTTTGATAAGTTGTATTACGATCAATTGTTATAGTTTGTACATTTGTTTTTTCCTTGTCTGAAAAAAGAATAGGGGATTTACTAGTTAACAAGTTCTTTTGATCACCAGTCGTAAGCCAAACAGAAACTTCTTTTTCCTGCCAAATTTCTTCCCTTTCAAGATAAGAATTGAATCGACTAATAAACATTATTAATAACACCAGGAGAAGGAGGATTAAGATCGTTCTTTTCCGATAGGAATTCATTTTCTCACCTCATCTGAAAAAAATTCCCCACATGAACGTAAATTCATTGTGGGGAAAAGGATTATCTTCTAGATAGACTGTCCCTATTACTTGAGTTAATACGTTTGTTTTTGTTTGCTTTATTCGTGTTTGCTTTTGCTAGATTATTTTTATCTGAATTTGCATTGCTCACTTGATTAAAATTCTTACTGTTATCATTGGAAACAGTAATACTACCTTCTAAGCGAATATCAGCAGAAGAACTACCAACGTAAATAGGTACTTGACCCGAAGGCATTACCCATTCATTTTTCTCTTCATCATAATAAGCGAAGGCTTTTGCATCGAGTTTAATAGTTACTCTTTCTTGTTTACCAGGCTTTAATTCTACCTTCTGGAAGCCTGCTAATTGTTTTGGCGCAGTCTCTACGTCTGTTGGCAGTTTGCCAGTATACACTTGTACAACCTCTGATCCGGTTACATCGCCTGTATTACGTAAGTTTAATGATACTTTAAAGGTAGGTTCTTCTGAGTCTTTTGAAGAGGTTACCTTTGTTTTTAAATTCTTGTAGCCAAATTCTGTATAAGATAAACCATGTCCAAAGGAGAAGGCTGGCTTTATCCCAGCTTTTTCAAAGCCACGATACCCTACAAAAATACCTTCCGTGTATTTTGACACTTCGTCGATACCAGGGTATTGTTCTTCCGATGATACTGGTGTTGAATCTTCATCGACTGGGAAAGTAACAGGTAATTTACCTGATGGATTTACATCTCCAAATAATACGTCAGCAATAGCATTCCCCTGTTCTTGTCCGGGATACCAAGCTTGTACAATAGAAGCAACATTATCTTTCCAAGCTCCCATTTCAATAGCAATACCACTTTCATTTACAACAACCACATTCTTATTCACTTTTGCAACTTCTTTGATAAGTTGTTCTTGGTTATTTGTTAATTCCATATCGGAACGATCTACATAACCTTCACTATCAAACGTTCTTGTTACTATAACAGCTACATCTGATTTTTTCGCCAGCTCAACTGCATTAGCAATATTATCATCTACAACATCGTCAGCAGCTTCCCAGCCGAAACGTAATTGACCGCCATCATCATTTCTAGAAGCATTTGGATAATCTGTTTTATATTCAATCTTAACATCATAGTTTTTATCTGCTTCTAATGTTACAGTTTTCTCTTCAGTGCCAAGTTCTTCTCCAGCATTATCTATAACGAGATTGCCATCAATATATACTTTACTAGAACCATAGCTAGTGGTAGAAAGTTTGTACTCACCAGATTTTGGTACGTTGATTACTCCTGTATAGCTTGCCGACATCATGCCATTTAAATTTGTAGGAAGTTTATCTAATTTAGAAGATTGAGCATTAAAGCCTTCGAAATTATAAAATCCTAGATTTAAGTTAACTTGTTTTGTTGTATGTTCAAAGACCGGGTCGCCTTCCATATTTTTATTCGACCAGTATTCTGCTTTTAATCCATTCTCTATTGCATCAGCTGATGGCTTTAGGAATGCAGATGGTACAGAATTTGGTCCTGGAAGAATATCTCCCGCACTAATTGGATCTGTTCCAGCCGCATATTCTACTTTTACATTTTTCCCTGCACGGTTTTTAATCCCTTCAAGTGGGCTTACAGTATAAGTAGGATTCACAAGAGAACTACCCCCACCCGCAGCAGAAGCAGTATCTGCATCCGGTCCGATTACAGCAATTGAATCTAGTTTTTCCGTATTTAACGGTAAGACATCTTTTTTATTTTGAAGTAAAACCATTGCTTCTGCAGCGATTTGTCGAGCAATTGCACCATGTGCTTTTGCGTCAATTTCATTATTTTGCACAGGGTTATCAAATAAACCTTTATCAAACATTTGATATAAAATGCGATACGTACTTTGGTTTATTGTTTCTTCACTTACCTTTCCGTTCTTCACTGCTTGTACTAAGTGATCGCCCCATAAACCATTAGGGTCTCCAGGCGTTTCAAGATCCAACCCAGCATTAATTGATTCTGAAGTACTTACGTTTGCCCCGTAATCACTCATGACAAAGCCAGCAAAATTTAGATTTCCTCTCAATAGTTTCGTTAGGATATCTTCATTTTCACAAGCATACATACTATTTACTTGGTTAAAGGAACACATCACACTACCTAAATCTGCATCTTTTATCACACTTGCGAAAGGTCTTGCATATATTTCGTTTATTGCTCTCTCACTTGCTTGTGAATCACTTGTGAAGCGATCTTTTTCTTGATTGTTTAATAGAAAATGCTTCGCTGTAACTAATACATTGTTGTTTTGAACCGCATTCACATAATTTGTAGCCATTTGTGATTGTAAGTATGGATCTTCTCCTAAGGATTCAAAGTTCCTTCCTCCAAAAGCATTTCTAGCAATATCTAATCCAGGTCCTAACAATACATTGTGTGTTGTATTAAATGCTTCATTCCCAAGTAATTCCCCATATTTTTTAGCCGTTTCCGTATTCCAGGTTGCAGCTAATCCAATCGCAGCAGGCAAAGCAGTTGATTGTTTATTCTGCACATCCGGATTTGCAATCCGGACCCCGACAGGCCCATCTGCCATTGTTAACGCGGGAATCCCATATTTCTCTTCTCCCTTATTATAAAAGCCATAATAATTGTTCAAATTACCGGTGATAAAATGTACTTTATCCTCCAGTGTCATTGCATCCACCAACAAATTAGTTCTTTCTTCAGCAGAAAGTTCCTTGTTCATCCACGGAAACGAATTTGCCTCAGCAGATGTCGTCAGTGGAATAGTTACCATACTAAGAACTAAAGTAAAAATAAGGCTTAGTACGGTAAGTTTCCGTTTCCCATCTAATAAACCAACCATTTTTCCAGCTCCTCTTTCAAAATTTTTATTGCCTTCTAAAGGTTACAGAACAATATTTAATATATATGGTATAATTAGTAGTTATTTGGTATAATTTCAAGGTGTCGAAGGAAACAGGTGAAAATGCCTAACTTTGCTTCATAATCCTTATTATTTGTCAAAACTGGACTTTGGTGAAATGAAAGGGTTTTATATTAAAGGTTAGTAAGTTGAAAATTATACAGATTTTATAAAAAACGGGTCAAAATAATCATTCGAAGAATTTAGAAAGAGTATTATTTCCGACTTATTGGCGCGGAAAAGGTAGAGTTCTATAAATCAATAATAGGCTATTCCATTATCTATGGGGCTTGGATCTTTTACAGTAAGCTAATGTTATTTTGATATATCTATTTAAAACAAATAAGTTATCTAAAAAAAGGCAAGTGATATGAAAATGAATAGAATGGTTAATAGGAAGGATATTCCATATATTTGCAATCTTATGTTCAAAACATTCGACTTACCTGTTTTTTATTTAAATGAGAATAAAAAAGTCACAATTAAATTACCTGAAACTTTTAAAGCTAATCCCTTATTCGAAGGGATTGAAGAGCTTCTTGGTGAAATTACACATTTTTACCAAGGAACTTTATTGCCGGCTATCCATATGACTAATTTTTTGGAGCACTTTCTTATTCTACGCCTGCCTGGTCATCCATCTTTGGGAACCATTGTGATTGGACCATCTTTCTATAAAGGATTAACCGAGGAATCCAAAAAAATCCTTATAATAGATAACAAGGTGCCAGGCAACCATCATGATCAGTGGTTCCAATATTACGAGAATATCCCAGTGATTAACCAAAAGAGGCTGGCTTATATCGGAACGCTCCTCTATTACCTTGTTTGTGGGAAAACTCTTAAGGTGAACGAAGTATTGGAGCAGTCATATATCTATTCACCCAAAGTTACCCCAACCGACCATCTTGATGTCATAGTGTCGAATCAGCGTGAAAACAAATTCTTCCATATGGATCCGAGTTTTGAGAAAAATTTGTACCACCTCATTAAGGTTGGAAAAAAGGATGAAGCGTTAAAGGCCTATCTGTCTTTCCCTAAGGAAGAGATTGGAACTTTATCCAAACAAAGCTATTTAAGAAGCAGGAAGAATTTTGCCATAACTGCTGTTACGCTTTGGACACGAGCCGCTATAAACGGAGGTTTAGACTGGGAAACCGCATATACAATGAGTGATATGCACATTCAACATATTGAAGAATTAGAAGCAATCTATAAGGTAGAAAATGCCATTATTGACGTACTTCTTGAATTTGTTGATGTCGAGCGAAGAAATAAGGGGCAAATTGTTTCTAAACCGGTATTGTCCTGTCAAAATTATATTTTTAAGCATTTATATAGGAAGATAACCCTGGAAAACCTTGGTGAGCACACCGGATTAAATCCAAGCTATTTGTCACAGTTATTCATAAAGGAAACGGGTATTCCAGTAAGTGAATATATTCAGAGGCAGCGTATCGAGGAAGCAAAAAGGCTTCTAATTCTTACCGATTATACTGTATCAGAGATAAGTTTCATACTTAATTTTAATGACCAGAGTTACTTTACAAAAGTATTCAAAAAACATACAGACGTTACGCCAAGACAGTTCAGGAATAGCCACGAATTTGAAATCTAGTTAACAGTTTTTCTTGTTACTTTTCTAATGACAAGGGTCGTATTGAGGAATTTAGCCTACTAAAAACAGCGTGAGTATTCTGCTAAAAAGTACCCTATAGAGTAGACACTAAAAAAGTCTACCTATAGGGTACTTTTTTGTATAATGGGGTACCGCCACATGCCCATCAAGCTAACCCAACGTGATTGCTGTCGCGGATACTATTAAAGAAACCTCTCAAAAAGCGATTGAAAGGTTAAAAAATATGGGTCTTGATGTTTTCACCATGCTCCCCCACCTTTTTCTGTCTTCTTCTTTCCCTCTTCCAATCCAGGATAGACTTAATTCAGTAAAGTCAGGCTGATAAAGGCAATGCCAAATATACAGTACAGAATGAGGGTAAAGGGCTGGGGAAAAATAATATATACTATCATACTAATGATCATCAGCAGGATGCTGAAGGCATTTATCCTATCTCTCCACATACTCACCTTTGGTCAACTCCTTTTCCACAAGCGTAAGGTACATTTTCATCGCAAACTTCTTCCGGTGCTGCCTGGCCGGCTTTGAGGAAGCACTCCTCCCACAGTCAAAGCCAACATCAGCAAAAATAGAGTTTCTTCTTCATCCTTCATTCACTTTGTTATAATGGCTTTGTGCCTAATTTGTATTTTTTCATTTTTCGTTAGTAAGTAAGCGACTGATAATTTATAATTATAAAATTGAATCCACTAAACAGCCATGTAGCCAAAATGATAAATCTATAAAAATAATTTAAATATTCAGACTTTTTAAGGAGTATGAAGTGAATGATCTATAAAACTTTCAAGGTTGTATTAAGAGCCTTGCACAAAGGCCAAACCGAGGAATTCGCTTATGTTTTTGAAGGGAAAAGCTTGCTGATCGGCCGTGCAAGCCAACACTCCAAAGCTGATTTCAAGCTTTACAATGACTTCGTTTCCAGGGAACATTGCCGGATTTATATGGAGGAAGGACAACTCTTCATTGAGGATTTGGCAAGCAAACACGGTACCTCGGTGAACCAGATGCCGCTCGTACCGGGAAATCCCCGTCACATTGAACCGGGGGATTCCATTACTTTGATCAATGGACTGATTGAATTCATGATTTCCATCGACAACGATTTAACACGGGATTTCACTCCGGTGAACCCCGATTTCCAGCAAACCGTCACTATCAATGAGCACCTTCAGACCGTGATCATCAATGAAGAAGCACCCATTAAAATGCCGACAAAGGAATTCAATTGCTTTAAGCTGCTTTATGAAAATTTGGACAA
The DNA window shown above is from Peribacillus sp. FSL P2-0133 and carries:
- a CDS encoding AraC family transcriptional regulator; this translates as MNVLLVDDEPLVLEQMEYMIQSIYPFWKFYKAADACQALTLNQNHKINLAFLDINLPGRSGLEFGEDLRALNKEVEIIMVTAHQSFDYAQQSIRIGVVDYLTKPVIESDLHKVLAKYDKRESSHNYSTLIHHSLSFIHENYAEKLSLSDIAREVHTNPTYLSRKFHEEVGTSFSEYLMHYRIKAAKRALTNNTSWSISDVAENSGFNSQHYFSTLFRKIEGITPKEFREKGK
- a CDS encoding transporter produces the protein MRSRTFQEYVQGPIQIGMGLGIISLLARWVTGTTILSSPESMVKYGVFGGIGYALMGAIALSMFSFIGKRVRQDFPVGLTIGDYLKARLHPLGYWILIVILVITSLHILFIQGMAASTLCQFLFDTPLYVGLFFFFGFCVLYAGFGGLKLIHGFAAFQVIFMFAAVILIPLYFFVKEGIQPVYDGIRLYHPYMLVINKYDLWSFLLAGLLVGFGQFFFDLTSWQRLFMMEMKKVPLTFSLSGLIWIIFPLSFSSLFIMVIFTGGFTDIHSILAGLANKITTPFFFILFVLCAFSAITSTFGACLHSLVSLIVANILEPLKTKKSDQQKIRMACLLSICIGGLVFVATLFYSPNLLELLFYSGNIYSALLAPILVIVFSKGKVADYIPISAVLAIVASYIIRPYVSEFQSIWFSGLASLTIMVICMILTLIKNKWRSVKTKRD
- a CDS encoding NAD(P)H-dependent oxidoreductase yields the protein MNVLVIYTYPNHESLSHAFLEKVIKGSNENPNIKGLQVLDLYEEGFNPLLEFNEHKRRRDMHRDPQLEKYRNQITWSDKIVFVYPIWWGRPPAMLMGYIDQLFSANFAYRDKKGLFPEGLLKGKSVVCVSTMKGPAKYPLLWLNDAHKILMKRALFNFVGIKKVKFFEFGNMESPKGKQTQKLEKVYRYFRKVAS
- a CDS encoding MarR family transcriptional regulator, translating into MDKKALFEKMVTFTTSVHQVTHELTQNAKSDSITPVQYKILEYITVSQPVTPSEISDCQHISMPNTSRELKKLSEKNLIEKISDSEDRRKQYIRLSKEGEMMMNEAFAIVESRFQSRLQHASKEDLADIDRALDILQTKLFY
- a CDS encoding YdiU family protein; the protein is MTNETGWNLDNSYARLPEKFFTSTNPTPVRSPELIILNEPLADSLGLNVQKLQSEDGVAVFAGNEIPEGASPLAQAYAGHQFGHFNMLGDGRAILLGEQVLPDGERVDIQLKGPGRTPYSRGGDGRAALGPMLREYIISEAMHGLGIPTTRSLAVVTTGETVIRETGLPGAIMTRVASSHLRVGTFQFAAKWGTLEELRTLADYAIKRHFPDIEADESRYLSLLQEVVKRQAELIAQWQLVGFIHGVMNTDNMTISGETIDYGPCAFMDAYDPATVFSSIDRQGRYAYGNQPVIGGWNLARFAESLLPLLHDDQDQAVTLAQDKISVFNDLYHANWLAGMRAKLGIFNEETQDEALINGILSMMKKHGADYTNTFRALTFDKVEDTVLFGTPEFAQWQELWQARLGRQKESKESSNQLMQNSNPAVIPRNHRVEEALEAAVEQGDYSVMERLLDVLAKPYAHCEEQAEYAALPESTKPYRTFCGT
- a CDS encoding phosphotransferase, yielding MDETLIGIEVDGPCVVHMDFRPGNILVLNESKISGLIDFESAHGGPSKIDFTKIKQYVWDVYPETKEEFILGYKSIRTLPNLETFLPFYSFYHAFSGVAWCKKRGIEKNKEFLAENIQTLINIVG
- a CDS encoding glycoside hydrolase family 30 beta sandwich domain-containing protein; translation: MFISRFNSYLEREEIWQEKEVSVWLTTGDQKNLLTSKSPILFSDKEKTNVQTITIDRNTTYQTMDGFGAAITGSSAYLIQKKMDESKREYLLNDLFTSNGININYIRHTIGASDFSVDENGNPSSYTYNDTNGELDLELNHFSIEKDQDVITTFQAVLAKKRDIKIVGSPWTAPPWMKYGVKIFNGWYLDYTNEEIYRAYANYFVRYVQAYEQKGIPIDSITIQNEPEFTSPNYPTMSMSAEEQAKFIGHYLGPVFESNGIETKIISYDHNWEGALDYTTALFQNEDAKKYTDGTALHCYEGTPAAMTQVHTNFPDKNIYFTECSSGEWSEDFGDNLSWQMSNIIIGAPRNWAKNVLMWNIALDENGGPTNGGCENCRGVVTINQATGEVKKNVEYYAIGHASKFVGSDAVRIASTTYLRTIETVAYQNPDHSNVLIASNPSEKDQEFQVNDGGAFFTYTLPPKSAVTFTWESK